A single window of Granulicella mallensis MP5ACTX8 DNA harbors:
- a CDS encoding VTT domain-containing protein: MTWMMGLLLRHTYSVIFGWVFVEQAGLPIPSIPLMLAAGTMSAAHKVHVAYALPVVMLACLIADSMWYFLGKRYGTKVLDLLCRFSLEAATCVSRTQGSVTKRGAFTLLFAKFVPGLSTMAAPIVGQAKIPYPTFVIYDMAGTLIWASVWLFAGRFFGDLAKRSSDFFAALGHFAGLLVVLMVIGVVVYRLVKRRQFVTELRGLRLEPTQLLAMIDDAKREGKELPFIVDLRHPLDLLPDPRVLPGALRIGPDQLKERSMMIPRDRDIVLYCTCPSEETSAKVAMELRRMGVRRVRPLRGGLQGWKDAGFPLEIIELV, translated from the coding sequence ATGACTTGGATGATGGGCTTGCTGCTGCGTCACACGTACTCGGTGATCTTTGGCTGGGTATTTGTGGAGCAGGCCGGCCTGCCGATTCCCAGTATTCCTCTGATGCTGGCTGCGGGAACCATGAGCGCTGCCCATAAGGTGCATGTCGCCTATGCACTGCCGGTGGTGATGCTGGCGTGCCTGATTGCCGATTCCATGTGGTACTTCCTGGGCAAGCGCTACGGCACCAAGGTGCTGGATCTGCTGTGCCGGTTTTCGCTGGAGGCTGCAACCTGCGTGAGCAGGACGCAGGGGTCGGTGACCAAGCGCGGCGCCTTCACGCTGCTGTTTGCGAAGTTCGTCCCCGGCCTGAGCACGATGGCCGCTCCGATTGTGGGACAGGCAAAGATTCCCTATCCGACCTTTGTTATCTACGACATGGCCGGTACGCTGATCTGGGCGAGCGTGTGGCTGTTTGCCGGACGCTTCTTCGGCGATCTGGCCAAGCGCAGCAGCGATTTCTTCGCCGCGCTGGGACACTTTGCCGGCCTGCTGGTGGTATTGATGGTGATTGGCGTCGTAGTTTACCGGTTGGTAAAACGGCGTCAATTTGTCACAGAGCTGCGCGGACTTCGGCTGGAGCCGACCCAGTTGCTGGCTATGATCGACGATGCCAAGCGGGAGGGTAAGGAGCTTCCGTTCATCGTAGACCTGCGGCATCCGCTCGACCTGCTGCCCGATCCCCGCGTGCTGCCCGGTGCCCTGCGGATTGGGCCCGATCAGTTGAAGGAACGCAGCATGATGATCCCGCGCGATCGCGATATCGTGCTTTATTGCACGTGTCCGAGCGAGGAGACCAGCGCCAAGGTGGCGATGGAGCTACGTCGCATGGGTGTGCGGCGGGTGAGGCCGCTGCGTGGTGGCCTGCAGGGATGGAAGGATGCTGGCTTTCCGTTAGAGATTATCGAGCTGGTCTAA
- a CDS encoding energy transducer TonB translates to MFEGSLVESTTRLKARNRWPTVISVAIQAAIAATIIAVPLLHPEAIKLRAPMMTLIAPPPRPPQPPPPPPRPRVRMESASSSPMSAPTAPATNAPSGVTRTFIESTSPSNAPTANPLGLGMGAPSQPFSLDPGGSSSPHVVVATPKTGGGGPTHISSGVSSGMLLAPIRPDYPQIAKLSHTEGTVIIQAVISRTGHIESAHVVSGPAMLQAAALEAVRAAHYRPYLLNNQPTEVETTFSISFKISG, encoded by the coding sequence ATGTTTGAAGGATCTCTCGTCGAATCCACCACACGTTTAAAAGCCCGCAATCGCTGGCCCACCGTGATCTCGGTTGCCATTCAGGCAGCCATCGCCGCCACCATCATCGCAGTGCCGCTGCTCCACCCGGAGGCCATCAAGCTGCGCGCGCCCATGATGACGCTCATCGCGCCGCCGCCGCGCCCACCTCAACCCCCGCCGCCTCCGCCTCGTCCCCGGGTTCGCATGGAAAGCGCATCCAGTTCCCCCATGTCGGCACCCACGGCACCCGCCACAAATGCGCCTTCAGGGGTCACTCGCACCTTCATAGAAAGCACCTCCCCCAGCAACGCTCCGACTGCCAACCCACTGGGCCTTGGCATGGGCGCCCCCAGTCAGCCTTTCAGCCTGGACCCCGGCGGCAGTTCCTCTCCACATGTCGTCGTAGCGACTCCAAAAACGGGAGGTGGCGGCCCCACGCATATCTCCTCGGGAGTCTCAAGCGGCATGCTGCTCGCGCCCATCCGCCCTGACTACCCGCAGATCGCGAAGCTCTCCCATACCGAAGGCACGGTCATCATACAGGCGGTCATCTCCAGGACCGGCCACATCGAAAGCGCTCACGTCGTCAGCGGCCCGGCCATGCTTCAGGCTGCGGCTCTTGAAGCCGTCCGCGCAGCCCATTACCGCCCGTATCTGCTGAACAACCAACCCACCGAGGTCGAAACCACGTTCAGCATCTCTTTTAAAATCAGTGGCTAA